The proteins below come from a single Edaphobacter acidisoli genomic window:
- the nuoD gene encoding NADH dehydrogenase (quinone) subunit D — MAPTSAPDMLIPDVEDVVADARRRHGVTPPADQTMVINLGPQHPSTHGVLRLVLEIDGETVVSLAPDIGYLHTGIEKTCEAKFYQQVVPLTDRIDYLCPMTNNLAYCLAVEKLLGLEIPERAQYLRVLLNELTRIQSHLVWLGTHAMDIGALTVFLYCFREREEILRIFENVAGQRMMTSYFRVGGLSLEPPLDFYQQVENFLKIMPGRIQQYEDLLTGNPIWLKRIKGVGYLSAADAIALGVTGPPLRASGVDWDLRRDMPYSGYEKFQFKVPVSNDCDVWARYIVRMDEMRESVKICQQALAGMPTSGPITADAPKIILPEREKMKTQMEALIHHFKIVTEGFPVPAGEVFQAVESPRGEMGYYVVSDGTAKPYRVHMRNPSYATLQALEVMCKGRLLADVVAVIGSIDIVLGEIDR, encoded by the coding sequence ATGGCACCCACATCTGCTCCTGACATGCTGATTCCAGATGTTGAAGATGTTGTAGCCGACGCGCGGCGCAGGCACGGCGTTACTCCACCGGCAGACCAGACGATGGTCATCAACCTGGGTCCGCAGCATCCTTCGACCCACGGTGTGCTGCGGCTTGTGCTGGAGATTGACGGCGAAACGGTTGTCTCGCTCGCGCCAGACATCGGATATCTGCACACAGGCATCGAGAAGACCTGCGAGGCGAAGTTCTACCAGCAGGTTGTTCCACTGACTGACCGCATCGACTATCTCTGTCCGATGACGAACAACCTCGCCTACTGCCTTGCAGTGGAGAAGTTGCTGGGGTTGGAGATTCCGGAGCGGGCACAGTATCTCCGCGTGCTGTTGAACGAGCTGACACGCATCCAGTCGCACCTGGTCTGGCTGGGCACGCACGCGATGGACATCGGCGCGCTGACCGTCTTCCTCTACTGCTTCCGCGAGCGCGAAGAGATTCTCCGCATCTTCGAGAACGTGGCCGGCCAGCGCATGATGACCAGCTACTTCCGCGTCGGCGGGCTATCGCTCGAGCCGCCGCTGGACTTCTACCAGCAGGTCGAGAACTTCCTGAAGATCATGCCCGGCCGCATCCAGCAGTATGAAGACCTGCTGACGGGCAATCCCATCTGGCTGAAGCGCATCAAGGGCGTAGGCTATCTTTCGGCAGCGGACGCAATTGCGCTGGGCGTGACCGGGCCACCGCTGCGGGCTTCGGGCGTTGATTGGGACTTGCGACGCGATATGCCTTATTCGGGCTACGAGAAGTTCCAGTTCAAGGTGCCGGTCTCAAACGACTGCGACGTCTGGGCGCGTTACATCGTGCGTATGGATGAGATGCGCGAGTCGGTGAAGATATGCCAGCAGGCGCTCGCCGGAATGCCCACCTCAGGCCCCATCACCGCCGACGCGCCGAAGATCATTCTGCCCGAACGCGAGAAGATGAAGACCCAGATGGAAGCACTGATCCATCACTTCAAGATTGTGACCGAGGGCTTCCCTGTTCCGGCGGGCGAGGTCTTCCAGGCGGTCGAGTCGCCGCGCGGCGAGATGGGCTACTACGTTGTTTCGGACGGAACGGCCAAGCCGTATCGCGTCCATATGCGCAACCCGTCCTACGCCACATTGCAGGCGCTCGAAGTCATGTGCAAGGGACGGCTGCTGGCCGACGTCGTTGCTGTGATCGGTTCGATTGATATTGTTCTCGGAGAGATCGACCGCTAA
- a CDS encoding transcriptional regulator, translating to MIRSLHTELWTSWASLLRSYAAAHGLNSPQHAVVEVGAEEITLRVGSRWLRFTHEAMERSDGRCAVFSLQEDGTVKLDGIAQEMDLAAEKLAREMMQSE from the coding sequence GTGATTAGATCCCTACACACTGAACTCTGGACCTCCTGGGCATCGCTGCTTCGCTCCTACGCAGCGGCCCACGGACTGAACAGTCCGCAACATGCGGTAGTGGAAGTTGGAGCAGAGGAGATTACGCTTCGCGTGGGCAGCCGCTGGCTGCGCTTCACCCACGAAGCGATGGAACGAAGTGATGGAAGGTGTGCCGTCTTCAGTCTTCAGGAGGACGGAACTGTTAAACTGGATGGTATCGCCCAAGAGATGGACCTTGCCGCAGAAAAGCTGGCTCGGGAGATGATGCAAAGTGAGTGA
- a CDS encoding NADH-quinone oxidoreductase subunit NuoE family protein, giving the protein MSEIANTIFSAETAARFDKLVTIYPVRRSALVPMLLYAQDEIGYVSDAVVAEVAERIGILELDVRNVLSYYSMLRTKPAGKYNVQVCTNISCMLRGGYEILDHCKHKLGVGHKEVTKDGVFSLEEVECIGACCWAPAMQVNYDFHENLTTVKVDEILDTYRKGQGKDVK; this is encoded by the coding sequence GTGAGTGAAATCGCCAATACGATTTTTTCAGCGGAGACGGCTGCCCGCTTCGACAAACTGGTGACGATCTACCCGGTGCGCCGCTCGGCCCTGGTGCCGATGCTGCTCTACGCGCAGGACGAGATTGGCTATGTCTCCGACGCCGTGGTCGCCGAGGTCGCTGAGCGCATCGGCATTCTCGAGTTGGACGTGCGCAACGTGCTTTCGTACTACTCGATGCTGCGCACCAAGCCGGCGGGCAAATACAACGTGCAGGTCTGCACGAACATCAGCTGCATGTTGCGCGGCGGATATGAGATCCTCGACCACTGCAAACACAAGCTCGGCGTCGGCCACAAAGAAGTCACCAAAGACGGCGTGTTTTCGCTCGAAGAGGTCGAGTGCATCGGCGCGTGCTGCTGGGCTCCGGCCATGCAGGTCAACTACGACTTCCACGAAAATCTGACAACGGTGAAGGTGGACGAGATCTTGGACACGTACCGCAAGGGCCAGGGAAAGGACGTGAAATAA
- the nuoF gene encoding NADH-quinone oxidoreductase subunit NuoF yields the protein MPTLVSHPDEVKVISRRFGQGATDINKYVELDGYKAVQMAIEQGPDWVINTMKASGLRGRGGAGFPTGMKWSFVPKQSEKPKYVLVNGDESEPGTCKDHVIFLHDPHAVIEGTMIAGLAIGAKLGFIYLRGEYRYLLKIVEKAVADAYAKGFLGKNIFGKEGVDFDIITQSGAGAYEVGEESALMESLEGKRGVPRIKPPFPAVVGLYGGPTVINNAETIASAPHILLMGGEAYAKIGSERNGGTRLFGISGHVERPGVYELPMGYNLKRAIYEVAGGIKDGKKLKAVVPGGSSCPVLLPEEIDVGLDFDQMAKAGTMLGSGGIVVLDETVSIVEFALRVISFYQHESCGWCIPCREGTDWIKKTLTRVYQGGGSKKDVANVQYLAENMMGRTFCPLGDAAAMPTLGFVKKFRKEFEDYIEGQKAGTPIITVEQLVGAH from the coding sequence ATGCCTACCCTCGTCTCTCACCCTGATGAAGTGAAGGTCATCAGCCGCCGGTTTGGCCAGGGCGCGACCGACATCAACAAGTACGTCGAACTGGACGGCTACAAGGCTGTTCAGATGGCCATTGAACAGGGACCTGACTGGGTCATCAACACGATGAAGGCTTCAGGGCTGCGCGGTCGCGGTGGCGCTGGCTTTCCGACAGGGATGAAGTGGTCGTTCGTGCCGAAGCAGTCGGAGAAGCCGAAGTATGTGCTGGTGAACGGCGACGAGTCTGAGCCTGGCACCTGCAAAGACCACGTAATCTTTCTGCATGATCCGCACGCGGTGATTGAAGGCACGATGATCGCTGGCCTCGCCATCGGCGCGAAGCTGGGCTTTATCTATCTGCGTGGTGAATATCGCTACCTACTGAAGATCGTCGAAAAGGCCGTGGCTGACGCCTACGCGAAAGGCTTCCTCGGCAAGAACATCTTCGGCAAAGAAGGCGTGGACTTCGACATCATCACGCAGAGCGGCGCTGGTGCATATGAAGTCGGCGAAGAGTCGGCACTGATGGAGTCGCTCGAAGGCAAGCGCGGAGTGCCGCGCATCAAGCCGCCCTTCCCTGCTGTCGTCGGCCTGTACGGCGGCCCGACTGTCATCAACAACGCCGAGACCATCGCCAGCGCGCCCCACATTCTGCTGATGGGTGGCGAGGCGTACGCGAAGATCGGCTCGGAGCGCAATGGGGGCACGCGGCTGTTTGGAATCTCAGGTCACGTGGAGCGCCCTGGCGTGTATGAGCTGCCGATGGGTTACAACCTGAAGCGCGCCATCTATGAAGTCGCAGGCGGCATCAAGGACGGGAAGAAGCTGAAGGCCGTTGTGCCCGGTGGATCTTCCTGCCCGGTGCTTTTACCTGAAGAGATCGATGTTGGTCTCGACTTCGACCAGATGGCCAAAGCAGGAACGATGCTTGGGTCGGGCGGAATCGTCGTGCTCGACGAGACTGTTTCCATCGTCGAGTTTGCCCTCCGCGTCATCAGCTTCTACCAGCACGAAAGCTGCGGATGGTGCATCCCCTGCCGCGAAGGCACAGACTGGATCAAGAAGACATTGACGCGTGTGTATCAGGGCGGCGGCTCAAAGAAGGATGTGGCCAACGTGCAGTATCTGGCCGAAAACATGATGGGCCGCACGTTCTGCCCGCTCGGCGACGCAGCGGCAATGCCCACGCTGGGATTCGTCAAGAAGTTCCGCAAAGAGTTTGAAGATTACATCGAGGGCCAAAAGGCCGGTACCCCCATCATCACGGTGGAGCAGTTGGTCGGAGCACACTAA
- a CDS encoding molybdopterin-dependent oxidoreductase, with amino-acid sequence MPDVSLTVDGKKITAPAGSLLIDACKNAGIEIPAFCYYPGLSLQAACRMCLVRIEKMPKLQTACTTTVAEGMVVQSETPEIVQARKATLQLLLGNHPLDCPVCDAGGECELQDMTFKYGAADSFYAEPKNHREEQKWSPAVYFDRPRCILCYRCVRMCGEGMDVFALGIQNRGSSSVIAANVPADASPDHLMHLNCEQCGMCIDACPVGALTSGAYRYKTRPWEMNHVSTICTHCSDGCKTTLGVRSVSDGSEIVRGDNRDKSGINGDFLCNKGRFAFDFANNKQRITHPLVRQANGELKPVSWEEAFTYAGTKLRELRDARGGKSIGVIGSNRITNEEAYLLQKFARTVLGTNNIDHHRTADYTAFANALAGHAGRAASLRDTLTAPAILLIGGDPTEQAPGTAWNIRTAVRNNRTRLYVANAEEIKLRRQAKTFLHLVPFGYNALASYLAGDDAAASSSAADTNTLSAFHEAVKGEQNLLILIGSELRGESLKKLIDFGLTIPGAKFALLGDYVNSRGAADMGLLPDLLPGYTPVANPGAFAEHGAPTTAGLDMLEIFEAAGRGELSALYIVGANPVARYSVEPDLLKNTFVVVQEMFMTETAQLADVILPAANLYEKSGSVTNSYGDLQLVSKAGDRAGVRTDFEIIVRVADKMGADVRKLVPFGKGLRADMGQSRGAQAGEADRHAVWLTANNLEPKLSPFDPFSILDEIQRLVPGYNLLRLQLLSGNDQHLEPATGGLVQISKRRDLVLPSGDTLFTSGTLGRYSTALTELSQHQNQYSKLTQIETAAD; translated from the coding sequence ATGCCAGACGTATCCCTTACCGTAGACGGCAAAAAGATCACCGCACCGGCGGGCTCGCTGCTGATTGACGCCTGCAAGAACGCGGGCATCGAGATCCCTGCCTTCTGTTACTACCCCGGCCTCTCGCTACAGGCAGCGTGCCGCATGTGCCTCGTGCGTATCGAGAAGATGCCTAAACTCCAGACGGCTTGCACCACGACCGTCGCCGAAGGCATGGTTGTGCAGAGCGAGACGCCAGAGATCGTGCAGGCACGTAAGGCGACACTGCAACTGCTACTTGGCAACCATCCGTTGGACTGCCCGGTTTGTGACGCTGGCGGCGAGTGTGAACTGCAGGACATGACCTTCAAGTATGGTGCAGCGGACAGCTTCTACGCCGAGCCGAAGAACCATCGCGAAGAGCAGAAGTGGTCGCCCGCCGTTTACTTCGACCGGCCGCGCTGCATCCTCTGCTATCGCTGCGTGCGCATGTGCGGCGAAGGTATGGATGTCTTCGCGCTGGGCATTCAGAACCGTGGGTCGTCTTCGGTGATTGCGGCCAATGTTCCCGCCGATGCCTCCCCTGACCACCTGATGCACCTGAACTGTGAGCAGTGCGGCATGTGCATCGACGCTTGCCCGGTAGGCGCGCTGACCAGCGGCGCGTATCGCTACAAAACGCGTCCATGGGAGATGAATCACGTCTCCACCATCTGCACGCACTGCAGCGATGGCTGCAAGACTACCCTCGGCGTGCGCTCGGTCTCGGACGGCTCAGAGATCGTTCGCGGCGACAATCGCGACAAGAGCGGCATCAACGGCGACTTCCTCTGCAACAAGGGCCGCTTCGCCTTCGACTTCGCCAACAACAAGCAGCGCATCACCCATCCCCTCGTTCGCCAGGCCAACGGCGAGTTGAAGCCGGTCTCGTGGGAAGAGGCGTTCACCTATGCCGGCACGAAGCTGCGCGAGTTGCGCGACGCGCGTGGCGGCAAGAGCATTGGAGTCATCGGCTCGAACCGCATCACGAACGAAGAAGCGTACCTGCTTCAGAAGTTCGCTCGCACGGTGCTGGGGACCAACAACATTGATCACCACCGTACAGCGGATTACACAGCATTTGCCAACGCGCTTGCTGGACACGCCGGACGTGCCGCTTCCCTGCGCGACACTCTGACTGCGCCTGCGATTCTGCTGATAGGCGGCGATCCGACTGAGCAGGCTCCGGGAACGGCATGGAACATCCGCACTGCGGTACGGAACAACCGCACGCGCCTCTACGTGGCCAACGCAGAGGAGATCAAGCTCCGCCGTCAGGCAAAGACGTTCCTGCACCTCGTACCCTTCGGCTACAACGCGCTGGCCAGCTATCTAGCTGGAGACGATGCGGCTGCTTCGAGCTCCGCTGCGGACACCAACACACTGAGCGCATTCCACGAGGCCGTAAAAGGTGAGCAGAATCTGCTGATTCTGATTGGCTCGGAGCTGCGCGGCGAGAGCCTCAAGAAGCTCATCGACTTTGGCCTCACGATTCCCGGAGCGAAGTTCGCCCTGCTGGGCGATTACGTAAACTCGCGCGGCGCAGCCGACATGGGCCTGCTGCCCGACCTGCTCCCTGGCTACACTCCGGTTGCCAACCCTGGCGCGTTTGCCGAGCATGGCGCACCAACCACCGCCGGCCTCGATATGCTGGAGATCTTCGAGGCGGCAGGCCGCGGTGAACTTTCAGCACTCTACATCGTTGGCGCAAATCCCGTCGCACGCTACAGCGTCGAGCCTGACCTGCTCAAGAACACCTTCGTCGTGGTGCAGGAGATGTTCATGACGGAGACGGCGCAGCTTGCCGACGTCATTCTTCCGGCCGCAAACCTCTATGAGAAGTCCGGCTCCGTCACCAACAGCTACGGCGACCTGCAACTGGTCTCGAAGGCAGGCGACCGCGCCGGCGTCCGCACGGACTTCGAGATAATCGTCCGCGTGGCCGATAAGATGGGCGCCGATGTCCGCAAGCTCGTACCTTTCGGCAAGGGTCTCCGCGCCGACATGGGCCAGAGCCGCGGCGCACAGGCTGGCGAGGCCGACCGTCACGCCGTATGGCTGACCGCTAATAACCTCGAACCGAAGCTCAGCCCGTTCGATCCGTTCAGCATCCTCGATGAGATTCAACGACTCGTGCCCGGCTATAACCTGTTGCGCCTGCAACTGCTCTCAGGCAATGACCAACACCTTGAACCGGCAACCGGCGGACTCGTCCAGATCAGCAAGCGCCGCGACCTTGTGCTTCCCTCGGGCGACACGCTGTTCACCTCGGGCACGCTGGGGCGCTACTCGACCGCGCTTACAGAACTCTCCCAGCACCAGAACCAGTATTCGAAATTGACGCAGATTGAAACTGCGGCGGACTGA
- the nuoH gene encoding NADH-quinone oxidoreductase subunit NuoH, whose protein sequence is MSHLSPFQTFLLISIIKIVVVLVITLTAVAYTVLLERKVLGHMQNRWGPSRVGPFGLLQPLADGIKLFLKEDLMPLASERPLFILAPIIALTCSLVSISVVPFGGMQKIKGVELFNVADLNIGLLVILGITSIGVYGIALSGWSSNNKFSLLGSLRATSQMISYELALGLSLVGVILRAQSLSLRDIVNSQSAHGLLSWNFFGGWQFVAFFIYLMAAYAETNRAPFDLPEAESELVAGYHTEYSSMKFAMFFMAEYANMITVSCVATLLFFGGASSPLGHLLPATFGGPILEAIFPILWFVAKVFAFLLLYIWVRGTLPRFRYDQLMGFGWKFLLPLAMLNIVVTSLVLAFHG, encoded by the coding sequence ATGAGCCACCTATCGCCGTTCCAGACATTCCTGCTGATCAGCATCATCAAGATCGTCGTCGTGCTCGTCATCACGCTGACGGCGGTGGCCTACACGGTGCTGCTGGAGCGCAAGGTTCTCGGCCACATGCAGAACCGCTGGGGCCCCTCGCGCGTCGGACCGTTCGGCCTGCTGCAACCGCTGGCCGACGGCATCAAGCTCTTCCTCAAGGAAGACCTCATGCCGCTCGCCTCCGAGCGTCCGCTCTTCATCCTTGCGCCCATCATCGCACTGACCTGCTCGTTGGTGTCGATCTCCGTCGTGCCGTTCGGCGGCATGCAAAAGATCAAGGGCGTCGAACTATTCAACGTTGCAGACCTAAACATCGGACTGCTGGTCATACTCGGCATCACATCAATCGGCGTCTACGGCATCGCGCTTTCGGGCTGGTCCTCGAACAACAAGTTCTCGCTATTGGGCAGCCTGCGCGCTACTTCCCAGATGATCAGCTACGAGCTGGCGCTTGGCCTCTCGCTGGTCGGCGTCATTCTGCGCGCGCAATCGCTTTCGCTGCGCGACATCGTCAACAGCCAGAGCGCACACGGCCTGCTAAGCTGGAACTTCTTCGGGGGCTGGCAGTTCGTCGCTTTCTTCATCTACCTCATGGCCGCGTACGCCGAAACGAACCGCGCCCCATTCGACCTGCCCGAAGCGGAATCCGAGTTGGTCGCTGGCTACCACACAGAGTACAGCTCGATGAAGTTCGCCATGTTCTTCATGGCCGAGTACGCCAACATGATTACGGTAAGCTGTGTGGCCACACTGCTGTTCTTCGGTGGCGCGTCGAGCCCGCTCGGCCACCTGCTCCCCGCCACCTTCGGCGGTCCGATCCTGGAGGCGATCTTCCCGATCCTCTGGTTCGTTGCGAAAGTCTTCGCGTTTCTTCTGCTCTACATCTGGGTGCGCGGCACGCTGCCTCGCTTCCGCTACGACCAACTGATGGGCTTCGGCTGGAAGTTTCTGTTGCCGCTGGCAATGCTGAACATCGTCGTCACCAGCCTTGTACTTGCGTTTCACGGTTAG
- a CDS encoding NADH-quinone oxidoreductase subunit J family protein codes for MQLALFIIFGALAVAGALNLLWQRHPINSALSLVVVMLSLAVLYWSLGAEFLAAAQVIVYSGAIMVFFVFVIMLLNAGEEERTHGSRAAYLAGVPGATAIFCVLSFVFLTERHAFGGSNIGGYLSHATNNIAELSEVLFTKLLLPFEVTSVLILIAILGAVVLARKER; via the coding sequence ATGCAACTGGCACTCTTCATCATCTTTGGCGCGCTGGCTGTTGCAGGAGCATTGAACCTGCTGTGGCAGCGTCACCCCATCAACAGCGCCCTGTCGCTGGTGGTCGTGATGCTCTCGCTAGCCGTCCTCTACTGGTCGCTGGGCGCGGAGTTTCTGGCCGCCGCACAGGTCATCGTCTACTCCGGCGCCATCATGGTCTTCTTCGTCTTCGTCATCATGCTTCTGAATGCCGGTGAAGAGGAACGCACCCATGGAAGCCGCGCTGCGTATCTGGCCGGCGTTCCGGGAGCCACGGCCATCTTCTGTGTACTCAGCTTTGTCTTCCTCACGGAGCGCCACGCATTCGGCGGCTCGAACATCGGCGGCTATCTGAGCCACGCGACCAACAATATCGCTGAGCTGAGCGAAGTCCTCTTTACCAAGCTGTTACTGCCGTTTGAAGTCACCAGCGTTCTCATCCTGATCGCCATCCTCGGGGCCGTCGTGCTCGCAAGAAAGGAGCGCTAG
- the nuoK gene encoding NADH-quinone oxidoreductase subunit NuoK, with protein MHTEVPIAAYLILAAILFSIGVGAFLIKRNLISIFMSIELMLNAVNLTFVAFAHQWHQISGQIFVFFVMVVAAAEAAVGLAIIIAIFRTRQTLNVDQVDLMKL; from the coding sequence ATGCACACTGAAGTTCCCATTGCGGCTTATCTCATCCTCGCCGCTATCCTGTTTTCGATCGGAGTGGGCGCGTTTCTCATCAAGCGCAACCTGATTAGCATCTTCATGTCGATCGAGCTGATGCTCAACGCCGTCAATCTGACCTTCGTCGCGTTCGCGCACCAGTGGCACCAGATCAGCGGCCAGATCTTCGTCTTCTTCGTGATGGTTGTCGCCGCCGCGGAAGCTGCGGTCGGCCTCGCTATCATCATCGCCATCTTCCGCACGCGCCAGACCCTGAATGTCGACCAGGTCGACCTGATGAAACTATGA
- the nuoL gene encoding NADH-quinone oxidoreductase subunit L, with translation MSPETSMINTSNLWLIPLLPFAGFLINGTIGRKFPRSLVSAVALIATAIPAAIVAWLWSVMLPAGAPASISVVSSPWIAITDFQVNFAFTVDHLTLIMLGVVTGVGFLIHLYSVGYMAHEEGYWRFFAYLNLFMFFMSVLVLSSSFLLLFVGWEGVGLASYLLIGFYFKKDSAANAGKKAFIVNRIGDFGFLLAMFLLIRNFGSLDFTHVFDAISVNPDWHGGILTAIALLLVVGAAGKSAQIPLYVWLPDAMEGPTPVSALIHAATMVTAGIYMVARCHTLFDRSPYALGVVAIIGAATAIFAASMGMVQNDIKRVLAYSTVSQLGYMFLACGVGAYAAGIFHLMTHAFFKALLFLAAGSVIHALGGEQDMRNMGGLRKRIPITFWTMTAAVFAICGVPFFSGFFSKDEILYQTFIAGDKVLWLIGLITAGMTAFYMFRLWFKTFFGEERFTEDHSHHDAHGVHESPAIMLFPLVILAILSIIGGYVGVPAVFGGHNEIEHFLDPVFSSGAVAATAGSHGLEFGLATLSVLVVAIGFFAAFFLYYKKPGTAASYAERFPALYRLVSNKFYVDEIYGTIIVTPLLMFTRLILGGLIDGGIINGSGWAAAALARGTGSVANRAQSGNIRSYAGWLALGAAAVLIVMIFGRGLLH, from the coding sequence ATGAGCCCTGAGACATCCATGATCAACACCTCGAACCTCTGGCTGATTCCGCTGCTGCCTTTCGCGGGCTTTCTCATCAACGGCACCATTGGGCGTAAATTTCCGCGCTCCCTGGTCTCCGCCGTCGCGCTGATTGCAACCGCAATCCCCGCCGCCATCGTTGCGTGGCTCTGGTCGGTGATGCTTCCCGCAGGAGCGCCTGCCTCGATCAGCGTCGTAAGCAGCCCGTGGATCGCCATCACGGACTTTCAGGTCAACTTCGCCTTCACTGTCGATCACCTCACGCTGATTATGCTCGGTGTCGTCACCGGCGTTGGCTTCCTCATCCACCTTTATTCCGTCGGCTACATGGCGCACGAAGAGGGCTACTGGCGGTTCTTCGCCTACCTGAACCTCTTCATGTTCTTCATGTCGGTGCTGGTGCTGTCATCGAGCTTCCTGCTGCTGTTCGTCGGCTGGGAAGGCGTCGGCCTCGCGTCGTACCTGCTGATCGGCTTCTACTTCAAGAAGGATTCGGCGGCAAACGCCGGCAAGAAGGCATTCATCGTCAACCGCATCGGCGACTTCGGCTTCCTGCTGGCGATGTTTCTGTTGATCCGCAACTTCGGCTCGCTCGACTTTACGCACGTCTTCGACGCCATCTCGGTCAATCCAGACTGGCACGGCGGCATCCTGACGGCCATTGCTTTGCTGCTCGTAGTCGGCGCCGCGGGCAAGTCGGCGCAGATTCCTCTGTACGTCTGGCTGCCCGACGCGATGGAAGGCCCCACGCCAGTCTCCGCGCTGATTCACGCGGCCACGATGGTCACGGCAGGCATCTACATGGTGGCCCGCTGCCATACACTGTTTGACCGCAGCCCGTATGCGCTGGGCGTAGTCGCCATCATCGGCGCGGCAACGGCAATCTTCGCCGCTTCGATGGGTATGGTGCAGAACGACATCAAGCGTGTACTGGCCTATTCGACCGTCTCGCAGCTTGGCTACATGTTTTTGGCCTGCGGAGTCGGCGCATACGCCGCCGGCATCTTCCATCTGATGACGCACGCTTTCTTCAAGGCGCTGCTCTTCCTCGCTGCCGGTTCCGTCATCCACGCGCTCGGTGGTGAACAGGACATGCGCAACATGGGGGGCTTGCGGAAGCGCATCCCCATCACATTCTGGACCATGACCGCTGCCGTCTTCGCCATCTGCGGCGTTCCATTCTTCTCAGGATTCTTCTCGAAGGACGAAATCCTCTACCAGACATTCATCGCTGGCGACAAAGTTCTATGGCTCATCGGCCTCATCACAGCCGGCATGACCGCCTTTTACATGTTCCGCCTGTGGTTCAAGACCTTCTTCGGCGAGGAGCGCTTCACCGAAGACCACAGCCACCATGACGCGCACGGCGTCCACGAGTCGCCCGCAATCATGCTCTTTCCGCTCGTCATCCTGGCGATCCTCTCTATTATCGGAGGATACGTCGGCGTCCCCGCAGTCTTCGGCGGACACAACGAGATCGAGCACTTTCTTGATCCAGTCTTCTCAAGCGGCGCAGTAGCAGCCACCGCAGGAAGCCATGGGCTCGAGTTTGGCCTAGCCACACTCTCTGTCCTGGTTGTCGCCATCGGTTTCTTCGCAGCGTTTTTCCTCTACTACAAAAAACCAGGCACAGCAGCATCGTACGCAGAGCGCTTCCCTGCCCTCTACCGTCTCGTCTCGAACAAGTTCTATGTTGACGAGATCTACGGCACCATCATCGTCACGCCGCTGCTGATGTTCACGCGCCTGATTCTCGGCGGCCTCATTGACGGCGGCATCATCAACGGCTCCGGCTGGGCAGCCGCGGCCCTCGCACGCGGCACAGGCTCAGTCGCCAACCGCGCGCAATCCGGCAACATTCGCTCCTACGCAGGCTGGCTCGCGCTTGGCGCCGCCGCAGTTCTCATCGTCATGATCTTCGGACGCGGGCTCCTGCACTAA